GCGCCGCCGCCGTCGCAGGCGGGGTGACGCCGACCACGAGGCGTTCGGCCAGCGGCTCCGCGAGCTCGAGCGCGAGATCGAGGAGGCACTCGCCGGGATCGCGGAGGGCGCCGACTACGGGGCCTGGCTGCGCGGCGTCGGCGAGGAGGTGCTCGGCTTCTACGCCGACCTCGGCCGCGCCTTCATGGAGAGCGGCCTCGGCGGCGCGTTCGTCCGCCTCCGCATGGTCGGCACCGCCGATCGCGTCGACGACTTCGGCTACGATCCGGCCTTTCATGCCCGGGTGGAGCCGCTCGTGCGCGCGCTCTACGAGCAGTGGTGGCGGGTCGAGGCGGCGGGGCTCGACCACGTACCGCTCTCGGGTCGCCTCCTGCTCGTCGGCAATCATTCCGGCGGCGTGTTTCCGTACGACGGCATGATGATCGCCGAGGCGCTCCGCGCGCACCATCCGGGCGGGGGACGGCAGGCGCGGCCGCTCGTCGAGGACTTCGTCTACCAGGCGCCCTTTCTCGGGCCGCTGCTCGCCCGGATGGGCGTCGTGCGTGCCTCCTCGCAGAACGCCCGCCGCCTGCTCGCGCGTGAACAGGCGGTGATCGCGTTTCCCGAGGGAGCGAAGGGGCTCGGCAAGTATTACCGGGAGCGCTATCGACTGCAGCGCTTCGCGCGCGGCGGCTTCGTCTCCTTGGCGCTCCAGAGCGGGGCGCCGCTCGTGCCGGTCGCGGTCGTCGGGGCGGAGGAGATCCACCCCGTGCTCGCGCGCTGGGGCTGGGCGGCGCGCGGCCTGGACCTGCCGTATTTTCCCGTGACGCCGACCTTTCCATGGCTCGGCCTGCTCGGGCTCGTGCCGCTGCCGACGAAGTGGCGCGTGGTCTTCGGGGCGCCGATCGACCTCGCCGCGCAGTATGGGCCGGACGCGCATCGTGACGAGCTCCTGGTGAATCGCCTGAAAGAGGAGATCCGCGAGCGCATCCAGCGCATGCTGGTCGCCGCGCTCTCCGAACGGCGGTCCGTCTTCGCCTGAGAGAAGCGAGCGGCCGGCCGCCGAACCCTGCCGCCGTGGTCCGGCGGCGCCTCTCAGGATTCGCCTCGGCGCAGCACGCGCCGCACCGTGTTCCCGAGGTCGCGCAGATCGATCGGCTTCGCGAGGAAGGCGGCGGCGCCGAGCCGCGTCGCGAAGCGTTGGGTCTCCGGGTCGCTCTGCGCCGAGATGACGATCACCGGGGGCCGCCTCGGCGGCGACGATCCCGGGTGCTGCGTATTCCTGAGTCGTCGCAGCACCTCCCAGCCGTTCATGCCGGGCATCCGAAGGTCGAGGATCAGGAGCTCGACCTGGCCGCTGGCCAGCGCGGAGAGGACGAGCTGCCCGTCGGTGACCGGCGCGACGTCGTATCCGGCGCGGGCGAGAGCGCTCGCGAGCACGGTCCGCGTGCCGTCGTCGTTCTCGGCGACCACGATCATGCGACACCTCTGCGCGAGCCTCTCGCCCGTCGGGCCGTCATGCGGCGCCGTCGCCGATGCGTCCCGTCTTCCGTCCTCATGGCGTCCCTAGAACACGT
Above is a genomic segment from Deltaproteobacteria bacterium containing:
- a CDS encoding acyltransferase family protein, whose product is MARRVVDLRPADVAPTPPRRRRRRRGDADHEAFGQRLRELEREIEEALAGIAEGADYGAWLRGVGEEVLGFYADLGRAFMESGLGGAFVRLRMVGTADRVDDFGYDPAFHARVEPLVRALYEQWWRVEAAGLDHVPLSGRLLLVGNHSGGVFPYDGMMIAEALRAHHPGGGRQARPLVEDFVYQAPFLGPLLARMGVVRASSQNARRLLAREQAVIAFPEGAKGLGKYYRERYRLQRFARGGFVSLALQSGAPLVPVAVVGAEEIHPVLARWGWAARGLDLPYFPVTPTFPWLGLLGLVPLPTKWRVVFGAPIDLAAQYGPDAHRDELLVNRLKEEIRERIQRMLVAALSERRSVFA
- a CDS encoding response regulator produces the protein MIVVAENDDGTRTVLASALARAGYDVAPVTDGQLVLSALASGQVELLILDLRMPGMNGWEVLRRLRNTQHPGSSPPRRPPVIVISAQSDPETQRFATRLGAAAFLAKPIDLRDLGNTVRRVLRRGES